In Nothobranchius furzeri strain GRZ-AD chromosome 18, NfurGRZ-RIMD1, whole genome shotgun sequence, a single genomic region encodes these proteins:
- the LOC107392190 gene encoding uncharacterized protein isoform X2 encodes MGSGASRGKKVAPCVTNLTNTGPGVASSKLDRGPFKNIKTRTALRNARSREHPDSFTKRHGSDFSGDEDGAVLADEENRNGFFVKISPPKRTFLRSKTYGLCHFSQEDSEDAIGSSKRSEEPRPAASKDVNKRRQHTPGASIQQDMLSGKFLESVPTPEKQTSSCCHNPSLATPVILYDGSEEELMDAIEKEFS; translated from the exons ATGGGGAGCGGCGCAAGCAGGGGGAAGAAAGTCGCGCCGTGTGTTACAAACTTGACCAACACTGGACCAGGTGTTGCTTCATCCAAACTTGACAGAGGTCCGTTTAAAAACATCAAAACTCGAACCGCTTTGCGGAATGCGCGGAGCCGTGAGCATCCGGACAGCTTCACCAAAAGACATGGCTCGGACTTCTCTGGAGACGAGGATGGCGCAGTTCTGGCAGATGAAGAAAATCGAAATGGGTTTTTTGTTAAGATATCTCCTCCAAAAAGAACTTTTCTCAGATCTAAAACATACGGACTGTGTCATTTTAGCCAAGAAGACTCCGAGGACGCGATCGGTTCTTCTAAACGGTCAGAGGAGCCACGTCCTGCTGCGTCAAAGGACGTAAATAAGAGGAGGCAACACACACCTGGGGCCTCCATTCAGCAAGAT ATGTTATCAGGGAAATTTCTGGAGAGTGTGCCTACGCCAGAAAAACA GACTTCTAGCTGCTGCCATAATCCTTCCCTTGCCACGCCAGTCATCCTGTATGACGGATCAGAAGAGGAGCTGATGGATGCTATTGAAAAAGAGTTTAGCTGA
- the LOC107392190 gene encoding uncharacterized protein isoform X1 translates to MGSGASRGKKVAPCVTNLTNTGPGVASSKLDRGPFKNIKTRTALRNARSREHPDSFTKRHGSDFSGDEDGAVLADEENRNGFFVKISPPKRTFLRSKTYGLCHFSQEDSEDAIGSSKRSEEPRPAASKDVNKRRQHTPGASIQQDMLSGKFLESVPTPEKQLIHSCRTSSCCHNPSLATPVILYDGSEEELMDAIEKEFS, encoded by the exons ATGGGGAGCGGCGCAAGCAGGGGGAAGAAAGTCGCGCCGTGTGTTACAAACTTGACCAACACTGGACCAGGTGTTGCTTCATCCAAACTTGACAGAGGTCCGTTTAAAAACATCAAAACTCGAACCGCTTTGCGGAATGCGCGGAGCCGTGAGCATCCGGACAGCTTCACCAAAAGACATGGCTCGGACTTCTCTGGAGACGAGGATGGCGCAGTTCTGGCAGATGAAGAAAATCGAAATGGGTTTTTTGTTAAGATATCTCCTCCAAAAAGAACTTTTCTCAGATCTAAAACATACGGACTGTGTCATTTTAGCCAAGAAGACTCCGAGGACGCGATCGGTTCTTCTAAACGGTCAGAGGAGCCACGTCCTGCTGCGTCAAAGGACGTAAATAAGAGGAGGCAACACACACCTGGGGCCTCCATTCAGCAAGAT ATGTTATCAGGGAAATTTCTGGAGAGTGTGCCTACGCCAGAAAAACA GTTAATCCACTCTTGCAGGACTTCTAGCTGCTGCCATAATCCTTCCCTTGCCACGCCAGTCATCCTGTATGACGGATCAGAAGAGGAGCTGATGGATGCTATTGAAAAAGAGTTTAGCTGA
- the LOC107392191 gene encoding kelch domain-containing protein 1 has protein sequence MDPAALERHCSELVARERSGHTAVALDNLLYVWGGYMSVGDEEIFLPSDEIWVYDLERGIWEVFHMTGQVPPSMSGSCSSSLNGNMYIFGGCDDNGQTNQMYCVDLMDGKYTWKKILQEFGSAPSPRDKLSCWVYNGRLIYFGGYGHKILSEMNSRNRSFILDETSWVEDMFWGWNNEVHIFDPIQMSWSEPQTHGRPPAPRAAHAGATLGSKGYICGGRVMETRTSDIHCLDLETWTWSEIVPLSNLPVGRSWHTLTTVSDTAMFLFGGLSVDCKPMSDGWLFDAEKKKWREFEHPFKHKQRLWHTACSGKDFDVIVFGGSCDYILLVDTGHCNEALVFQMQPYPLFRICEDYIAKNVRNSEKLRNQLPLLPPKLLKALQKRISFYRPSKKQNIS, from the exons ATGGACCCCGCTGCTTTAGAGAGGCACTGCTCCGAGCTGGTGGCCCGGGAGAGGAGCGGACACACGGCCGTGGCGCTGGACAACCTGCTGTATGTGTGGGGAGGCTACATG TCGGTTGGTGATGAGGAGATTTTCCTTCCCAGTGATGAGATCTGGGTGTACGACTTAGAGAGGGGAATATG GGAGGTGTTCCACATGACAGGTCAAGTCCCTCCTTCCATGTCTGGAAGCTGCAGCTCTTCGCTTAATGGAAACATGTACATATTCGGAGGTTGTGATGACAACGGACAGACCAATCAG ATGTACTGCGTTGACCTGATGGATGGAAAATATACGTGGAAGAAGATCCTACAGGAGTTCGGCTCTGCTCCTTCACCCCGAGACAAACTGTCCTGCTGGGTTTATAATGGAAG GCTCATCTATTTTGGAGGATATGGACACAAAATCCTGAGTGAAATGAATAGCAGGAACAGAAGCTTCATTTTAGATGAAACGTCTTGG GTGGAAGACATGTTTTGGGGATGGAATAATGAAGTTCACATATTTGACCCTATTCAAATGAGTTGGAGTGAACCACAGACTCAT GGCCGTCCCCCCGCTCCACGGGCAGCTCACGCCGGCGCCACACTTGGTTCTAAAGGATACATTTGCGGAGGCAGGGTCATG GAAACCAGAACGAGTGACATTCATTGTCTTGATCTTGAAacgtggacatggtcagaaat AGTCCCTTTGTCCAACCTGCCAGTCGGCCGATCCTGGCATACGCTCACAACAGTGTCAGACACAGCCATGTTCCTGTTTGGAGGTCTCAGTGTAGACTGCAAACCAATGA GTGATGGGTGGCTGTTTGATGCtgaaaaaaagaaatggagagaGTTTGAGCATCCTTTCAAGCATAAGCAGAG GTTGTGGCACACGGCTTGTTCAGGCAAAGACTTTGATGTGATTGTTTTTGGTGGAAGCTGTGACTACATCCTCCTCGTTGACACC gGTCATTGCAATGAAGCACTTGTTTTCCAGATGCAACCGTATCCTCTTTTTAG GATTTGTGAGGATTACATTGCAAAGAATgtgagaaactcagagaagctgAGAAATCAGCTTCCTCTTCTACCTCCAAAACTTCTCAAGGCTCTACAGAAGAGGATTTCTTTCTACAGGCCTTCCAAGAAGCAGAATATTAGTTAG